In uncultured Desulfovibrio sp., the sequence AGCCTGAAGATTCTCACCATTTGCCAGGAGGCTCTTATGCGTATTGCCGTGGGACTGGGCAAAAACGATGCGGACAAGCGCCTGGAAGGCGCTGGCGTCAGCCGCCGCGACTTCATGAAATTCTGTACGGCGGTGGCCGTGACCATGGGCATGGGGCCGGCCTTTGCGCCTGAAGTGGCCGCCGCCCTTACGGGCAAGCGCCCCTCTGTGGTCTATCTGCACTTTGCCGAATGCACGGGCTGCTCCGAAGCCCTGCTGCGCACCTACAAACCCTTCCTTGATTCCCTGATCCTCGACACCATTTCGCTGGACTACCATGAAACCATCATGGCCGCCGCCGGCGAAGCTGCCGAAGATGCCCTGAACAAGGCCGTGGAAAATCCCGACGGCTTCATCTGCGTTGTGGAAGGCGCCGTGCCCACCGCCGATATGGGCAAATTCGGCTATGTGGCCGGCCACACCATGTATGACATCGGCAAGCGCATCCTGCCCAAGGCCAAGGCCGTCATCACCATGGGCACCTGTGCCGCCTACGGTGGCGTGCAGGCGGCTGCCCCCAATCCGACCCAGGCCAAGGGCGTCAACGAATGCTACGCCGATCTGGGCATCAAGGCCATCAACATCCCCGGCTGCCCGCCCAATCCCCTGAACCTGGTGGGGACCATCGTGGCCTATCTCACGGGCAAGCCCATTGAACTGGATGACAATGGCCGTCCCATCATGTTCTACGGCAAGTCGGTGCATGAGCAGTGCGAACGCCTGAAGCACTTTGAAGCCGGCGAATTTGCGCCTTCCTTCAATTCGGAAGAAGCCCGCAAGGGCTGGTGCCTGTATGAACTGGGCTGCAAGGGTCCCAATACCTTCAACAACTGCCCCAAGGCCCTGTTCAATGAAACCAACTGGCCTGTCCGCGCCGGGCATCCCTGCATCGGTTGCAGCGAACCCAGCTTCTGGGATGAAATGACGCCCTTCTATCAGAACTAGGGAGAGAGCACCACATGAGCGATAAAAAAAC encodes:
- a CDS encoding hydrogenase small subunit; translation: MRIAVGLGKNDADKRLEGAGVSRRDFMKFCTAVAVTMGMGPAFAPEVAAALTGKRPSVVYLHFAECTGCSEALLRTYKPFLDSLILDTISLDYHETIMAAAGEAAEDALNKAVENPDGFICVVEGAVPTADMGKFGYVAGHTMYDIGKRILPKAKAVITMGTCAAYGGVQAAAPNPTQAKGVNECYADLGIKAINIPGCPPNPLNLVGTIVAYLTGKPIELDDNGRPIMFYGKSVHEQCERLKHFEAGEFAPSFNSEEARKGWCLYELGCKGPNTFNNCPKALFNETNWPVRAGHPCIGCSEPSFWDEMTPFYQN